A window from Rana temporaria chromosome 8, aRanTem1.1, whole genome shotgun sequence encodes these proteins:
- the LOC120909875 gene encoding zinc finger protein 551-like, with protein MEEWEYIEGHKDLYKDVMMEKRPLPKIKDLNLKDCEVESHTLPLISSNVNSNTTPTPNKTSLKSCRKKWPRKRKLKWVRKAKARPAVGEKMSTLLNHEWSQCASPTKAASAACSPDDNSPANRSLSDPRTIEHLSHKNSDRCAQTQPVLKKIKSESPSATSAGFLTSDVFGPTEYIEAKVPSGVNEDFGSYVTSCYTDIYASTDHPQCTPHIIKEEPVSCDEDGQTVSLPDHCPATYYTQCVSNGIKEEPDLFSIGHIDDYDPAGAEQYRSDLVRMESASHDVGSTPTDCLQRPCTSMEPKPKQRATSNPGRTTNLIASTIVDASPRHYTNTEFSPTQCTAISHAPISHAPRYCPNTDQFNVTKEESFSDKESNDDPTPIEYSDAHYALVQGSLNDRSKNRSQKWSKKLSIANGRDYNKAYCEKTTPLVHQPSLLSQTSYVCSVCKKSFTSGFGLVRHQTVHNGNKVACPQCGKLFFYKSSLLIHQRIHTGEKLFGCPVCGKCFTNNSNLIVHQRIHTGEKPFSCLVCGKRFGHKGHLNRHARTHGAEKVTESIGDDEPTSWVDQQALKMYDTSSYSAYNKRHQSVESPPQW; from the coding sequence ACTTGAACCTGAAGGATTGTGAAGTCGAGAGTCATACACTGCCCTTGATATCGTCGAATGTAAACAGTAATACAACTCCTACGCCCAATAAAACCAGCCTAAAAAGCTGTAGGAAGAAATGGCCAAGAAAACGGAAGCTGAAGTGGGTAAGAAAAGCCAAAGCAAGACCCGCCGTTGGTGAAAAAATGTCAACATTGTTGAATCATGAGTGGTCACAATGTGCATCTCCAACGAAGGCAGCTTCTGCTGCTTGTAGTCCTGATGATAACTCTCCAGCAAATAGAAGCCTGTCAGACCCGCGCACGATTGAACATTTGTCTCATAAGAACAGCGATAGGTGTGCCCAGACGCaaccagttttaaaaaaaattaaatcggagtccccctctgccaccagtgCTGGCTTCCTGACCTCAGACGTCTTTGGACCTACAGAATACATAGAAGCCAAGGTTCCATCTGGAGTTAATGAAGACTTTGGGTCATACGTGACGTCGTGTTACACAGATATTTATGCTTCAACTGATCATCCacagtgcacccctcacattatAAAGGAGGAGCCTGTGTCTTGCGATGAAGATGGACAGACGGTTTCTCTACCTGATCACTGCCCAGCCACATATTATACACAGTGTGTGTCCAATGGTATTAAAGAGGAACCAGATTTATTTTCAATAGGACATATTGATGATTATGACCCCGCTGGTGCTGAACAATACAGATCTGATTTGGTTAGGATGGAATCTGCCTCCCATGACGTAGGTTCTACGCCCACAGATTGTTTGCAAAGACCATGTACATCCATGGAACCCAAGCCAAAACAACGTGCCACCTCTAATCCTGGTAGGACCACAAATCTTATAGCAAGTACAATCGTAGATGCTTCTCCAAGACATTATACAAATACAGAGTTTTCGCCAACACAATGCACAGCCATAAGTCACGCACCCATAAGTCACGCACCAAGATATTGTCCAAACACAGATCAGTTCAACGTTACAAAGGAAGAATCTTTCTCTGATAAAGAAAGCAATGATGATCCTACCCCTATAGAATATTCAGACGCTCATTATGCGTTAGTTCAGGGGAGTCTGAACGACAGAAGTAAAAACCGTAGCCAGAAGTGGAGCAAAAAGTTGTCTATAGCCAACGGACGCGATTACAACAAAGCCTACTGCGAAAAAACGACTCCTTTGGTCCACCAACCCTCCCTACTCTCACAGACTAGCTACGTCTGCTCCGTATGCAAGAAGAGTTTCACTTCTGGCTTCGGCTTAGTCAGGCACCAAACGGTCCACAACGGGAATAAGGTGGCCTGCCCGCAGTGCGGAAAACTGTTTTTCTACAAGTCGAGCCTACTCATCCACCAGCGCATTCACACTGGAGAAAAACTTTTTGGCTGCCCTGTCTGTGGGAAATGCTTCACCAACAATTCGAACCTTATTGTCCATCAACGTATTCACACCGGAGAGAAGCCCTTTTCTTGCCTGGTGTGTGGGAAACGGTTTGGCCATAAGGGCCACCTCAACAGGCACGCGAGGACTCACGGCGCTGAAAAAGTGACAGAAAGCATTGGAGACGATGAGCCGACCAGTTGGGTGGACCAGCAGGCTCTCAAAATGTACGACACTAGCTCTTATTCTGCTTACAACAAAAGACATCAGAGTGTAGAGTCACCACCACAATGGTAA